A window of Cryptomeria japonica chromosome 3, Sugi_1.0, whole genome shotgun sequence contains these coding sequences:
- the LOC131050924 gene encoding vacuolar protein 8, which translates to MEQHPEGDFNVSSLHPEQCFAVIEQLIAILLISCSKLKVFIGRWQIIRTRLDALKVCITDVSESPHWSENELLTDLLPGVHATLLQTRELTQRCSDGSFGGKLLMQSDLDVVAAKLNLHVHDLELLIKTGVLNKSNAIVLARPGPGAGREEVCLFARDLFARVQIGHTDFKRKALESLIQLLSEDPKNAVLVAREGDMACLVHILDSPNVLKELAVEAVAILAQTDGCRHGLVIEGALGPLVRMLETSGAACKEKAALAIEGLTRDGENAWALAAYGGVSVLIEVCQSGVAAVRAPAVGALRNVAGVKEIRQAMAEEGAIPVLLSLAVSDSIPVQENAIECLHALASNDEKMRQMIAGEGGIQSLLGLLSEQATPKSQELIIRAINSLSASLTAAKALISASGFLKQLASVLKNGHSTVQQLAASAICNLSFNKETKKALGEAGCIPPLVKMLEAKPSTSQEMAAQALSSLLVVETNRREFVKDDKSVARLVQLLDPRNQTVAKKFPLSALLALSTSKSCRKKIAMAGACQHLQKLAEMEVTGAKKILQRIAGSRLRNIFSRRWRD; encoded by the exons ATGGAACAGCATCCTGAGGGAGATTTCAATGTTTCATCTCTCCACCCAGAGCAATGCTTTGCGGTGATCGAGCAGCTCATAGCGATTCTCTTAATCAGTTGCTCCAAACTCAAGGTCTTCATTGGTCGCTGGCAAATAATCCGCACCCGGCTAGATGCACTAAAGGTCTGCATAACAGACGTGTCGGAATCCCCTCACTGGAGCGAGAATGAGCTCTTGACTGACCTCTTACCCGGCGTCCATGCAACTCTGCTGCAGACCCGGGAGCTGACCCAGCGCTGCAGCGACGGGTCCTTCGGCGGGAAGCTTCTCATGCAGAGCGACCTGGATGTGGTGGCGGCGAAGCTCAATCTCCATGTACATGATCTCGAGTTGTTGATTAAAACGGGTGTTTTGAATAAAAGCAATGCGATTGTGTTGGCCCGGCCAGGCCCTGGTGCAGGGCGGGAGGAAGTATGCCTTTTCGCCCGGGACCTGTTTGCCCGGGTCCAGATCGGCCACACCGACTTCAAGCGCAAGGCCCTTGAGTCCCTCATACAGCTCCTTTCTGAGGACCCTAAAAATGCAGTTTTGGTGGCCCGGGAAGGCGACATGGCCTGCCTTGTGCACATTCTGGATTCCCCCAATGTGCTGAAAGAGCTCGCGGTTGAGGCCGTCGCGATTCTGGCGCAAACTGACGGGTGCCGCCATGGGTTGGTTATCGAAGGTGCGCTTGGCCCGTTAGTCCGAATGTTGGAAACCAGTGGGGCGGCTTGTAAGGAGAAGGCGGCTCTTGCTATCGAGGGGCTCACTCGGGATGGGGAAAATGCTTGGGCTCTTGCGGCTTATGGTGGGGTTTCGGTGCTTATTGAGGTGTGCCAGTCTGGTGTGGCGGCCGTCCGGGCACCTGCTGTGGGCGCTCTGAGAAATGTGGCGGGTGTGAAGGAGATTAGACAGGCCATGGCGGAGGAAGGGGCGATTCCTGTATTGCTTAGTCTGGCGGTCTCGGATTCGATCCCTGTTCAGGAGAACGCGATTGAATGTTTGCATGCGTTGGCTTCTAATGATGAAAAAATGCGGCAGATGATTGCTGGAGAGGGCGGAATTCAGTCACTTTTGGGACTGCTGTCCGAACAGGCCACGCCCAAATCGCAG GAATTGATTATCAGAGCAATCAACAGCCTTTCTGCCTCCCTTACTGCTGCCAAGGCCCTGATTTCTGCATCTGGTTTTCTCAAACAGCTTGCTTCAGTTTTGAAAAATGGTCACTCTACAGTACAACAATTGGCAGCATCGGCCATCTGCAATCTATCCTtcaataaggagacaaagaaagcATTGGGCGAGGCTGGGTGCATTCCTCCACTTGTCAAAATGCTTGAAGCCAAGCCCAGTACTTCTCAGGAGATGGCTGCACAGGCACTGTCTTCGTTACTGGTTGTGGAGACTAATAGGAGGGAATTTGTCAAGGATGACAAGAGTGTTGCACGGCTGGTGCAGTTGCTAGATCCAAGGAACCAAACTGTGGCTAAAAAATTCCCACTTTCAGCCCTACTTGCTCTTTCTACCAGCAAAAGTTGCAGGAAGAAGATTGCCATGGCTGGAGCATGCCAGCATCTGCAGAAGCTTGCAGAGATGGAGGTCACTGGTGCAAAAAAGATTCTTCAGAGAATTGCAGGAAGCCGGCTCCGCAACATCTTCAGCAGGAGATGGAGAGACTAA